A region from the Lolium perenne isolate Kyuss_39 chromosome 4, Kyuss_2.0, whole genome shotgun sequence genome encodes:
- the LOC127347655 gene encoding uncharacterized protein, translated as MPPRSRGSSAFRGVRARPNGTFYAEIRAGGFRVTLDTFTTPELAARAYDAAAWRFRRLRRDLNFQDVKSLEEAEFLAPAPRLVTEEDRHRQAQRRIAIAERGEEVMRQWREQFPSDVDNMEAFFTDLRRSVGPLGAVVASSPSSSSRT; from the coding sequence ATGCCACCGCGCAGCCGCGGATCGTCGGCCTTCCGCGGTGTCCGAGCGCGTCCTAATGGGACATTCTACGCAGAGATTCGCGCCGGCGGCTTCCGCGTCACTCTCGACACCTTCaccacgccggagctggcggcgcgcgcctaCGACGCGGCCGCGTGGCGATTCCGGCGGCTGCGACGCGACCTCAACTTCCAGGACGTCAAGTCGCTGGAGGAGGCCGAGTTTCTGGCACCCGCGCCGCGCCTCGTCACCGAGGAGGACCGCCACCGCCAGGCGCAGCGCcgcatcgccatcgccgagcgcggCGAGGaggtgatgcgccagtggagggagcAGTTCCCTAGCGACGTCGATAACATGGAGGCGTTTTTCACGGACCTCAGGCGCAGCGTAGGTCCGCTAGGCGCCGTCGTCGCGTCAtcgccgagttcgagctcgagaacctgA
- the LOC127295498 gene encoding uncharacterized protein, with protein MGAQAAMPSSGGAISRQGSLCSLTLSDVEGQLHGLRTVAGPRRTVDEVWLDIQGAASCARPQPAQMTLEDFLSRSGGGSAVVAADAGGGGGGGGWATEQYNPPPPVPEQQQRHSIGRPLPRPLGVGAGPVLLDALYHDHHDVAAAMSGRKRAAAAAASAGGPVEKTVERRKKRMIKNRESAARSRARKQAYTNELENKISLLEEENERLRNHKAFESEVQYVPQQEPTNQLRRRNSASF; from the exons ATGGGGGCTCAGGCAGCAATGCCGTCGTCCGGCGGGGCCATCTCGCGGCAGGGCTCGCTGTGCAGCCTCACGCTCAGCGACGTCGAGGGCCAGCTGCACGGCCTCCGCACGGTGGCCGGCCCCAGGAGGACGGTGGACGAGGTGTGGCTGGATATCCAGGGCGCCGCCAGCTGCGCGCGGCCGCAACCGGCGCAGATGACGCTGGAGGACTTCCTGTCCAGGTCCGGCGGCGGCAGCGCGGTGGTCGCCGCCGACgcggggggcggcggcggcggaggaggctgggccaccgagcagtacaaccccccGCCCCCGGTGCCGGAGCAGCAGCAGCGCCACAGCATCGGCCGCCCCCTGCCGCGGCCGCTCGGCGTGGGCGCCGGCCCGGTGCTGCTGGACGCGCTGTACCACGACCACCACGACGTGGCCGCCGCCATGTCCGGCCGGAAGCgtgctgctgctgccgctgctTCCGCGGGCGGCCCGGTGGAGAAGACGGTGGAGCGGCGCAAGAAGCGGATGATCAAGAACCGGGAGTCGGCGGCGAGGTCGCGCGCCAGGAAGCAG GCCTACACGAACGAGCTGGAGAACAAGATCTCGCTGCTGGAGGAGGAGAACGAGCGGCTCAGGAATCACAAG GCATTTGAATCGGAAGTGCAGTATGTGCCGCAGCAGGAGCCAACGAACCAGCTCCGGCGGAGGAACTCGGCCAGCTTCTGA